The following proteins are co-located in the Thermodesulfobacteriota bacterium genome:
- a CDS encoding ammonium transporter, translating into MDHARSLPRVIGFAIASLAVASGAQASEALSPGDTAWVLASSALVLLMLPGLALFYGGMVRSKNVLSTLLLSYLAMGVVGVQWVVCGFSFAFGGSGSPWFGGFDRLFLAGIGPESLTGNIPTLAFVTFQGMFAVITPALISGALVERVKFGTYAAFLFLWACLVYAPLAHWVWGEGGWLLELGALDFAGGTVVHVSSGVSALAAVLVLGKRRGYPTEKFVPHNLTMTLLGAGLLWFGWFGFNAGSALGANGTAALAFASTNTASAAGLLGWLLAEKWRFGKASALGAASGCVAGLVAITPGAGFITPGWALLVGLVAGALCFWAVCLKGRLGYDDSLDVLGVHGVGGAWGALATGIFATVGTGSLLTGDVGQLGVQAVGIAAAGGYAFSVTWLLCKGLQAVAGLRVDPADELTGLDQSVHGEVGYSL; encoded by the coding sequence CCTCGGAAGCCCTCAGCCCGGGCGACACCGCCTGGGTTCTGGCGTCATCGGCCCTGGTGCTCCTCATGCTTCCGGGACTCGCCCTCTTCTACGGGGGCATGGTGCGCAGCAAGAACGTGCTGTCCACGCTGCTCCTGAGCTACCTGGCCATGGGGGTGGTGGGGGTTCAGTGGGTGGTGTGCGGCTTTTCCTTCGCCTTCGGGGGGAGCGGGAGTCCCTGGTTTGGGGGTTTCGACCGGCTGTTCCTGGCGGGCATCGGGCCCGAGTCCCTTACCGGGAACATCCCGACCCTGGCCTTCGTGACGTTCCAGGGCATGTTTGCGGTCATTACGCCGGCCCTCATCAGCGGGGCCCTGGTGGAGCGGGTCAAGTTCGGGACCTACGCGGCCTTCCTCTTCCTGTGGGCTTGTCTGGTTTACGCGCCCCTCGCCCACTGGGTGTGGGGCGAGGGGGGGTGGCTCCTGGAGCTGGGAGCGCTCGACTTCGCAGGGGGAACGGTGGTGCACGTGTCCTCGGGGGTCTCCGCCCTCGCCGCCGTCCTCGTGCTGGGCAAGCGCCGCGGCTATCCCACCGAGAAGTTCGTGCCCCACAATCTCACCATGACCCTCCTGGGGGCCGGGCTCCTCTGGTTCGGATGGTTCGGGTTCAACGCGGGCAGCGCCCTGGGCGCCAACGGGACGGCTGCCCTGGCTTTTGCGTCCACCAACACCGCCTCGGCCGCCGGGCTTCTCGGCTGGCTGTTGGCGGAGAAGTGGCGGTTCGGCAAGGCCAGCGCCCTGGGAGCCGCGTCGGGCTGCGTGGCGGGGCTGGTGGCCATCACCCCGGGAGCCGGTTTCATCACTCCGGGGTGGGCATTGCTGGTGGGCCTGGTGGCCGGCGCCCTGTGCTTCTGGGCGGTGTGCCTCAAGGGACGGCTCGGCTACGACGACTCTCTCGACGTCCTGGGCGTCCACGGCGTGGGAGGCGCCTGGGGCGCTCTGGCCACCGGCATCTTCGCCACGGTGGGCACCGGAAGCCTGCTCACCGGGGATGTGGGACAGCTGGGGGTCCAGGCCGTGGGGATTGCTGCGGCGGGCGGGTACGCCTTTTCGGTGACCTGGCTCCTGTGCAAGGGGCTACAGGCCGTCGCCGGCCTGCGGGTGGATCCGGCCGACGAGCTCACGGGACTGGACCAAAGTGTTCA